One window of the Cherax quadricarinatus isolate ZL_2023a chromosome 1, ASM3850222v1, whole genome shotgun sequence genome contains the following:
- the Acph-1 gene encoding prostatic acid phosphatase isoform X3: MYRHGDRAPINLYANDPHKDPSLWPNGLSQLTERGKARHYALGKWLRNRYRGFVNEKWIAQEVYVRSTDVDRTLMSAAVNLAAFYKLNDPKDFFEKDLPWSPAPIHTAPLSTDHLLDVDESCPRITEELDKQNDLPAVKKVIDANKDLFHYVSQMSGDNISTIVSADYLYDTLYIESLYNLTLPNWTHGVLHHLKLVSDFSFQIVAMSKELKRLRASPIIKEIGEHMQQKVQGKLSQQKMYVYSAHDTTIAILLVGLGVFNNVAPPYATTVIIELHKIGKERFVKMLLRNDTNIIEPPHELVLPGCTALCPLDDWLVITGTIIPKDWESECKSLKHGASFTMSQAMLTGDDRGLRSSDQL; encoded by the exons ATGTACCGTCATGGCGACCGTGCCCCAATCAACCTCTATGCTAATGATCCCCATAAGGATCCTTCCCTATGGCCCAATGGATTGAGTCAGTTGACTGAG AGAGGAAAAGCTAGACACTATGCTCTTGGCAAGTGGTTGCGCAATAGATACAGAGGGTTTGTCAATGAGAAGTGGATAGCACAGGAGGTTTATGTTCGCAGTACAGATGTAGACCGCACACTCATGTCAGCTGCAGTCAACCTGGCTGCATTTTATAAGCTGAATGATCCAAAGGATTTTTTTGAGAAAGACTTGCCATGGTCACCAGCGCCCATTCACACTGCCCCTTTATCAACTGATCAT CTGTTGGATGTGGATGAAAGCTGTCCAAGAATCACTGAGGAACTTGATAAACAGAATGATCTGCCAGCAGTGAAAAAAGTGATTGATGCAAATAAAGATCTCTTCCATTATGTGAGTCAGATGTCTGGAGACAATATTTCCACTATTGTGTCTGCAGACTACCTCTATGACACACTATATATTGAG TCTCTCTACAACCTTACATTACCCAACTGGACTCATGGTGTTCTTCATCACTTGAAGTTAGTCTCTGACTTTAGTTTCCAGATTGTTGCCATGTCAAAAGAATTAAAACGTCTAAGAGCAA gtccaATAATTAAAGAGATTGGTGAGCACATGCAACAAAAGGTACAAGGAAAGCTGTCTCAGCAGAAGATGTATGTGTACTCAGCCCACGACACCACCATAGCAATACTGCTGGTGGGACTTGGGGTGTTCAACAATGTAGCCCCTCCTTATGCAACAACTGTGATAATTGAGTTGCACAAGATTGGTAAAGAACGATTTGTTAAG ATGTTGCTGAGAAATGACACAAATATAATTGAGCCTCCACATGAGCTGGTTTTGCCTGGCTGCACTGCCTTGTGCCCCCTGGATGACTGGCTTGTTATCACTGGTACCATTATACCCAAGGACTGGGAAAGTGAATGCAAGAGTCTCAAGCATGGAGCCTCTTTCACCATGAGCCAAGCAATGCTAACAG GTGATGATAGGGGCCTGCGAAGTTCTGATCAATTATGA
- the Acph-1 gene encoding prostatic acid phosphatase isoform X1 produces MTLPYTLYSLSTFLTYLVVHSGATTQYNGTLELVHLMYRHGDRAPINLYANDPHKDPSLWPNGLSQLTERGKARHYALGKWLRNRYRGFVNEKWIAQEVYVRSTDVDRTLMSAAVNLAAFYKLNDPKDFFEKDLPWSPAPIHTAPLSTDHLLDVDESCPRITEELDKQNDLPAVKKVIDANKDLFHYVSQMSGDNISTIVSADYLYDTLYIESLYNLTLPNWTHGVLHHLKLVSDFSFQIVAMSKELKRLRASPIIKEIGEHMQQKVQGKLSQQKMYVYSAHDTTIAILLVGLGVFNNVAPPYATTVIIELHKIGKERFVKMLLRNDTNIIEPPHELVLPGCTALCPLDDWLVITGTIIPKDWESECKSLKHGASFTMSQAMLTGDDRGLRSSDQL; encoded by the exons ATGACACTTCCATACACACTCTACTCACTAAGTACCTTCCTTACATACTTGGTGGTACACTCAGGAGCTACAACACAGTACAATGGTACACTGGAACTGGTACACCTG ATGTACCGTCATGGCGACCGTGCCCCAATCAACCTCTATGCTAATGATCCCCATAAGGATCCTTCCCTATGGCCCAATGGATTGAGTCAGTTGACTGAG AGAGGAAAAGCTAGACACTATGCTCTTGGCAAGTGGTTGCGCAATAGATACAGAGGGTTTGTCAATGAGAAGTGGATAGCACAGGAGGTTTATGTTCGCAGTACAGATGTAGACCGCACACTCATGTCAGCTGCAGTCAACCTGGCTGCATTTTATAAGCTGAATGATCCAAAGGATTTTTTTGAGAAAGACTTGCCATGGTCACCAGCGCCCATTCACACTGCCCCTTTATCAACTGATCAT CTGTTGGATGTGGATGAAAGCTGTCCAAGAATCACTGAGGAACTTGATAAACAGAATGATCTGCCAGCAGTGAAAAAAGTGATTGATGCAAATAAAGATCTCTTCCATTATGTGAGTCAGATGTCTGGAGACAATATTTCCACTATTGTGTCTGCAGACTACCTCTATGACACACTATATATTGAG TCTCTCTACAACCTTACATTACCCAACTGGACTCATGGTGTTCTTCATCACTTGAAGTTAGTCTCTGACTTTAGTTTCCAGATTGTTGCCATGTCAAAAGAATTAAAACGTCTAAGAGCAA gtccaATAATTAAAGAGATTGGTGAGCACATGCAACAAAAGGTACAAGGAAAGCTGTCTCAGCAGAAGATGTATGTGTACTCAGCCCACGACACCACCATAGCAATACTGCTGGTGGGACTTGGGGTGTTCAACAATGTAGCCCCTCCTTATGCAACAACTGTGATAATTGAGTTGCACAAGATTGGTAAAGAACGATTTGTTAAG ATGTTGCTGAGAAATGACACAAATATAATTGAGCCTCCACATGAGCTGGTTTTGCCTGGCTGCACTGCCTTGTGCCCCCTGGATGACTGGCTTGTTATCACTGGTACCATTATACCCAAGGACTGGGAAAGTGAATGCAAGAGTCTCAAGCATGGAGCCTCTTTCACCATGAGCCAAGCAATGCTAACAG GTGATGATAGGGGCCTGCGAAGTTCTGATCAATTATGA
- the Acph-1 gene encoding prostatic acid phosphatase isoform X2, whose amino-acid sequence MTLPYTLYSLSTFLTYLVVHSGATTQYNGTLELVHLMYRHGDRAPINLYANDPHKDPSLWPNGLSQLTERGKARHYALGKWLRNRYRGFVNEKWIAQEVYVRSTDVDRTLMSAAVNLAAFYKLNDPKDFFEKDLPWSPAPIHTAPLSTDHLLDVDESCPRITEELDKQNDLPAVKKVIDANKDLFHYVSQMSGDNISTIVSADYLYDTLYIESLYNLTLPNWTHGVLHHLKLVSDFSFQIVAMSKELKRLRASPIIKEIGEHMQQKVQGKLSQQKMYVYSAHDTTIAILLVGLGVFNNVAPPYATTVIIELHKIGKERFVKMLLRNDTNIIEPPHELVLPGCTALCPLDDWLVITGTIIPKDWESECKSLKHGASFTMSQAMLTGSGIG is encoded by the exons ATGACACTTCCATACACACTCTACTCACTAAGTACCTTCCTTACATACTTGGTGGTACACTCAGGAGCTACAACACAGTACAATGGTACACTGGAACTGGTACACCTG ATGTACCGTCATGGCGACCGTGCCCCAATCAACCTCTATGCTAATGATCCCCATAAGGATCCTTCCCTATGGCCCAATGGATTGAGTCAGTTGACTGAG AGAGGAAAAGCTAGACACTATGCTCTTGGCAAGTGGTTGCGCAATAGATACAGAGGGTTTGTCAATGAGAAGTGGATAGCACAGGAGGTTTATGTTCGCAGTACAGATGTAGACCGCACACTCATGTCAGCTGCAGTCAACCTGGCTGCATTTTATAAGCTGAATGATCCAAAGGATTTTTTTGAGAAAGACTTGCCATGGTCACCAGCGCCCATTCACACTGCCCCTTTATCAACTGATCAT CTGTTGGATGTGGATGAAAGCTGTCCAAGAATCACTGAGGAACTTGATAAACAGAATGATCTGCCAGCAGTGAAAAAAGTGATTGATGCAAATAAAGATCTCTTCCATTATGTGAGTCAGATGTCTGGAGACAATATTTCCACTATTGTGTCTGCAGACTACCTCTATGACACACTATATATTGAG TCTCTCTACAACCTTACATTACCCAACTGGACTCATGGTGTTCTTCATCACTTGAAGTTAGTCTCTGACTTTAGTTTCCAGATTGTTGCCATGTCAAAAGAATTAAAACGTCTAAGAGCAA gtccaATAATTAAAGAGATTGGTGAGCACATGCAACAAAAGGTACAAGGAAAGCTGTCTCAGCAGAAGATGTATGTGTACTCAGCCCACGACACCACCATAGCAATACTGCTGGTGGGACTTGGGGTGTTCAACAATGTAGCCCCTCCTTATGCAACAACTGTGATAATTGAGTTGCACAAGATTGGTAAAGAACGATTTGTTAAG ATGTTGCTGAGAAATGACACAAATATAATTGAGCCTCCACATGAGCTGGTTTTGCCTGGCTGCACTGCCTTGTGCCCCCTGGATGACTGGCTTGTTATCACTGGTACCATTATACCCAAGGACTGGGAAAGTGAATGCAAGAGTCTCAAGCATGGAGCCTCTTTCACCATGAGCCAAGCAATGCTAACAG GAAGTGGCATTGGGTAG